The proteins below come from a single Halostagnicola larsenii XH-48 genomic window:
- a CDS encoding ATP-dependent DNA helicase, translating into MAETDGYMRFFPYEEPYENQREAMERMYNSLVRGQNVLFEGACGTGKTLSSLVPALEVAREQDKTVVITTNVHQQMRQFVAEARAIAAEESIRTIVFKGKASMCHIDVGYEECQALRDNTRSLVETERDHDQLEQRQRELLAESREGDSSAAEARSAVMDELEELEEDLEDLDEQNVCEYYHNNLTQNTDEFFGWLFEDVRTPDQIYEYADERNLCGYELLKEGIEGVDLVVCNYHHLLDSGIREQFFRWLGRDPSDVIAVFDEAHNVEDAAREHATRTCTERTFESALDELADTDDPLAEPARNVISAFATALVDTYEDSFGFGRREQIGENWEDVPISNDEGRDDLAIAFLQRYSGQGIDTDLEAALKLGKRLDEQYEEEYREGETATRTECQTLQAASFVSAWMDEGTNQGLYPVVSVRRDAGTGEVYGRAELYSCLPREVTGELFEEVHSTVLMSATLQPFDVTENVLGLAEPVTMAYGLQFPAENRRTYAVETPPLFSSDRDDLEVQTAVTDAIADAVRLTPGNTLAFFPNYAEATRYADRLERRSPAASVYSDEPGVSVEDLRRKFVADDDAVLCTSLWGTLAEGVSFDGDDATTVLVVGVPYPHLDDRAEAVQEAYDAAFDGTDTGWRYAVEIPTVRKTRQALGRVIRSPEDVGVRAVLDRRYSSRAKSDLGKYSVNSTFPIEEREELIDIDPEKLKFAMLNFYADHDRYDGDPPEP; encoded by the coding sequence GTGGCCGAGACTGACGGGTACATGCGCTTTTTCCCCTACGAAGAGCCGTACGAAAACCAGCGGGAAGCGATGGAGCGGATGTACAACTCGCTGGTTCGCGGCCAGAACGTGCTCTTCGAGGGAGCCTGCGGAACGGGAAAGACGCTGTCGTCGCTCGTGCCGGCCCTCGAGGTCGCCCGCGAGCAGGACAAGACGGTCGTCATCACGACGAACGTCCACCAGCAGATGCGCCAGTTCGTCGCCGAGGCGCGAGCGATCGCCGCCGAGGAGTCGATTCGGACGATCGTTTTCAAAGGCAAAGCCTCGATGTGTCACATCGACGTCGGCTACGAAGAGTGCCAGGCGTTGCGTGACAACACCCGCTCGCTCGTCGAAACCGAACGCGACCACGACCAACTCGAGCAACGCCAGCGCGAACTCTTAGCAGAGAGCCGGGAGGGCGACTCGAGCGCAGCGGAGGCCCGAAGCGCGGTGATGGACGAACTCGAGGAACTCGAGGAGGATCTCGAAGACCTCGACGAGCAGAACGTCTGTGAGTACTACCACAACAACCTCACCCAGAACACCGACGAGTTCTTCGGCTGGCTCTTCGAGGACGTGCGGACGCCCGATCAGATCTACGAGTACGCCGACGAGCGGAACCTCTGCGGGTACGAACTCCTCAAAGAGGGGATCGAGGGCGTCGATCTGGTCGTCTGTAACTATCACCACCTGCTGGATTCGGGCATTCGAGAGCAGTTCTTCCGGTGGCTCGGACGCGATCCGTCGGACGTGATCGCCGTTTTCGACGAGGCGCACAACGTCGAGGACGCCGCCCGCGAGCACGCGACGCGAACCTGCACGGAACGGACTTTCGAATCCGCGCTCGACGAACTCGCGGATACCGACGATCCGCTGGCAGAACCCGCACGGAACGTCATCAGCGCGTTCGCAACCGCCCTCGTCGACACCTACGAGGACTCGTTCGGATTCGGTCGACGCGAGCAGATCGGCGAGAACTGGGAGGACGTGCCGATCAGCAACGACGAGGGCCGAGACGATCTAGCGATCGCCTTCCTGCAGCGATACTCCGGCCAGGGCATCGACACGGATCTCGAGGCCGCGTTGAAACTCGGCAAACGACTCGACGAGCAGTACGAGGAGGAGTATCGGGAGGGCGAGACGGCGACCAGAACGGAGTGTCAGACGTTACAGGCCGCATCGTTCGTCAGCGCGTGGATGGACGAGGGGACGAACCAGGGACTGTACCCGGTCGTCTCGGTCCGTCGGGATGCGGGAACCGGCGAGGTCTACGGCCGCGCCGAACTGTACAGCTGTCTCCCGCGAGAAGTGACGGGCGAACTGTTCGAGGAGGTCCACTCGACGGTGTTGATGAGCGCGACGCTCCAGCCCTTCGATGTCACGGAGAACGTCCTCGGTCTCGCCGAACCGGTGACCATGGCCTACGGCCTCCAGTTCCCCGCGGAGAATCGCCGAACGTACGCCGTCGAAACGCCGCCGCTGTTCTCGTCGGACCGAGACGATCTCGAGGTTCAGACGGCCGTCACCGACGCGATCGCCGACGCGGTTCGGCTCACCCCCGGAAACACGCTCGCGTTCTTCCCCAACTACGCCGAGGCGACGCGGTACGCCGACCGACTCGAGAGGCGGTCCCCCGCCGCGTCGGTCTACAGCGACGAACCGGGCGTATCCGTCGAAGACCTGCGCCGGAAGTTCGTCGCGGACGACGACGCTGTGCTCTGTACCTCGCTGTGGGGAACGCTCGCGGAAGGCGTGAGCTTCGACGGCGACGACGCCACGACGGTCCTCGTCGTCGGCGTGCCGTACCCGCACCTCGACGACCGCGCCGAGGCGGTACAGGAGGCCTACGACGCGGCCTTCGACGGCACCGACACGGGCTGGCGCTACGCCGTCGAAATCCCGACCGTCAGAAAGACCAGACAGGCGCTCGGTCGGGTGATTCGCTCGCCCGAAGACGTCGGCGTCCGGGCCGTCCTCGACCGCCGGTACTCCTCTCGAGCGAAGTCGGATCTCGGCAAGTACAGCGTCAACAGTACGTTTCCGATAGAGGAACGCGAGGAACTGATCGATATCGATCCCGAGAAACTCAAGTTCGCGATGTTGAACTTCTACGCGGATCACGATCGGTACGACGGTGACCCGCCCGAGCCGTAA